The Gossypium arboreum isolate Shixiya-1 chromosome 6, ASM2569848v2, whole genome shotgun sequence DNA window GAGAATAGAAAAGTTGACGATGACAGAGAAATTTTGGAGACATTGCTGAGAAAAGTTCGAACAACTTTAGGGTAGATGACCTCAAGCGAGGCATAAATATTGACAAACTACTATCATGTGAGGAAGCATGGCCATGTGGTGTTAAGGGTGAGTTAGAATTAACCATGTTAGGCAAAATAAAAAACCTAAAGATTTCTTTTTAAGACCGGTGACAGTGAAGATGTTTCGGTGAGCCGTGATGCATCTAATAAAGATGCTATTAGATGCTAGCATTCTTATTGTTGTTGGTGCAGACAATAAGATGGCTTGTAGTAGTGAAATTGTAGTTGGAAAAGGTTAGATTATTTCCCTATTATTATGGTGAGCAACATAAGTAGTTGGAAGAAGTGGAAGTGGACTTCTTTCTCAAGGATTTGAACCAAGTTCGAATTTTGGAGTTGACATTGTTGTAGGGGTTTAGCTAAATACCACCTTCGGTCGGAACAAGACTATACTTAGACAATAAAATGGATGTGTCATAATTGTTATTGACTTAAGCATTCAAGAGAGTTTGAAAATACGAGCTCTGACGCCTTCATAGCTTACAATATCTTACAGTCGCCCCCTttgaaatttttagatttttaaattttatatataaattatcatgTATTTTAGATTTGGTGTCCACAACATTCGCTCCTTTGGTCAATTTGTATTTCATATAATTCACCCCTTTAAGCCACAAGGTTATACTTTATATTAACAAAATACTTTTCTGTTTTTAATTATATagcttaataataataatcaaatattaaTGTATGATTGGCCTTGAAAGACTAAACTTAGAGGCCCTATATGGATTTTAAAGTTAAATTCTAGAATTAATTGACTTGGCCCATACCAATACAGATTTTATTATTGATGAGTTCCTTCTTATGAAAAAGTAAATGGTGCAATTTAGGATGTCTGGTATTGAGAAATAGAACTAAGATcaagtttttttaatttaatttttggaattataatgatatttatgaaattttaatatagtattagttattatttttacatattagaaacaaatatttaattttatgtagtgtgatttttttcttttaagttttttACAACTAAATTgttcatattatttaaaaaacattaaattaagttatttgataaaaagaagaaaaatatttGAGAAGAGTTAACACATTTttttagattaaaataaaaactcGTTTGGATTTAAAAGTTTCTCACTCTAGAATAAAATTCTATGCAAAAAGCTACCTTCATTAAAATTCTTCCATAGGCCGTTAAGATTATgccctatatatatataatacctaCTCTCTGATTAATGCTTGTTGATGCAGAAAATGCGTTAGGACGAATCTTGAACAGCATTTTATTTCTATAATGTTTTGGTACAAGAACTAAGAAGGCATGCGAACATGTTATTCTTTCTgttttgtcttttcttttttccttctttAATCTCTTTCCCTTATTAGATCAATATTCTATTATTGCTAGTAGCTCCACCGTGTCTATGCCTATATCAGGTTTTAAACTTTGAAAAGCCTTGCAGATTTTTGTTTTCTTGTTCACTAGAAGTTCAGAGACCGATTATCCAAGAAACCTCAGCCGCATATCCATATAATCTAATAGGATCAGTACAGCAacccaaagaaaagaaaaagcatcCTTttaaagctttaattccatacTTGGCTGTAAGAATCCCATTAGAAAGTTGAATAAATTAAAGACAACCTCGAACAAGTGAAACTTGCAATATCATTAAAAAGTTTGAAGTTTTCAGCATTTGCAGTCTTTCACAAGAAACGTAGGGCCATAAATTGCTTTTAGATTTTAACATCTGATAGCAAAGTAACTTGTTATAATAATCTAGCAAGTACATTTCATGAGTTGTAGTCCTAAgttcaaaaagaaaaacaaaagtacaACTAATGTTGTAGAAAGTGGTCTGATATTGTAGTCCAACATCATCTACTACTAAATTTAGAGATATAACTTTGCTAAATGAAGTAAAAAGCATGAGACAAGTATATGTTTGAGTGACGGTTGGCCGCCAGTTTGTGCTTAATATTATATAGGTTCTGGAGTTTATGGATCTTCGCGTCATGTCCATGTCGTCTTGTGCAGAAAAGAAGGATTTGGTCCAAAGAATGTTGTTATTAATTTAAAGATTAAAGCTCCCAAAGACGCATTTAAGTGGCATGAAGGCCACTATCTCCTTTGATTCTGTTAGTCCAAGCCTAAACTCAATGGCAATGCAGCCTTGATTTCAGCTTGTCTTCATTCTGAttataaaaattaacaaaacGGTACCATCTTCAATCTCTCCTAACTTGAAAGTTCTCAGAATCAAATTGGGATACATGAAATTTTCTGAATGTTACTGTAAATTATAACTATATACTACAGCAGTACACATGCAACTACAAGCAAAGAGAATCCCTTATTCTCAGAATAATTTAACTGATATGAAACTGTTTCTTCTAAAGAGCAATTGTTTGAATGAAAACCAAAGTAGTATATATGTGAATGTGATACGTGCTCGCCACTATAATCACTGGTACGTTTGATGACATTATAATATTCAATTCCAAGGGAAGCTCCTGCTTCACATGAGACTGCAACATGGCTTCCTCTTTGTTTTGCTTGAATCAGATAAACAAAAAATCTTGGATACCGTATAtaaaaacatattataatattCAGCATGCGCACTTCAACTAGCTTCAAAGGGGATTTTATTAGCAGAGTTACCCTGTAATTATCCATTCAGAGAGCGCCGCTTGCCTTCCATTTCTACTTTGAAACTAATATCCatgcaaaataaataaatcaataccttttttttgttttcatggGGATGGTGGTGGGGATGAATGTGGATCACGCCCACTCCACGTTCACAAAGACAATACGACTCACATTGTTACATTCATGCAACATCTGTTTATACGTACCCTAGTTTCAGCGCCTATAAATAAAGCAAGGTTTTCCATCTATAAATGCCTTCTTTGAGAATACAAAATAGATAGACATTGTCCAATGGCGACATCTtactccaccaccaccaccaccaccattcTTTTGCTCCTAGTCATTGCTTTTTTCAGTTTCTATCAAACCCAAGCAGGGAACATAAACCCTAATTCAGTTGTTCTTGGTCTAACACGTTCTAGCACTACCTTTACTATACCTAAACCCTCCAAATACTCAAGAAAGAGACTTTCACAAGTTTCAGATATGATTGAGCCATTGAGGGCTGTAAGAGATGGATATTTGCTTACTTTAATTATAGGAACACCAGGACAAGTCATTCAAGTTTACATGGATACTGGGAGTGACCTGACTTGGGTTCCTTGCGGTAATCTATCCTTTGATTGCCTGGATTGTGATGACTATAGGAACAATAAGTTAATAGGTACTTTCTCCCCTTCAAGTTCTTCTTCCTCTTTTAGGGACACCTGTGGTAGCCCTTTTTGTATTGACATCCATAGCTCTGATAACTCTTTTGATACATGTATTGAGGCTGGATGTTCATTAAGCACCCTTCTCAAAGCCACCTGCTCTAGGCCTTGTCCTTCCTTTGCCTATTCCTATGGTGAAGGAGGGCTAGTCGCGGGAACCCTAACCAGGGATAACCTTAGGGTTCATGGTAGTCGCCCTTATATCACTAAGGACGTTCCCAGGTTTTCCTTTGGTTGTGTGGGCTCTACTTATAGAGAGCCTATTGGCATTGCAGGGTTTGGTAGGGGTGTACTTTCCCTACCTTCACAGTTAGGGTTCCTCCAGAAAGGCTTTTCTCATTGCTTCTTAGCCTTCAAGTATGCCAACAATCAAAATATTTCAAGCCCATTATTCATGGGAGATACTGCTACATCTTCCAGTGACAATATGCAGTTCACCCAGATGTTGAAGAGTCCCATGTTCCCAAACTACTACTACATTGGTTTAGAGGCCATAACTGTAGGCAATGTTAAGTCTGCTGAAGTTCCTTTAAACTTGAGAGAGTTTGATTCACAAGGTAATGGGGGAATGTTGATTGATTCAGGAACCACTTACACTCACCTCCCCGAGCCATTCTATTCTCAACTTCTCTCAATGCTCCAACCAATGATAGCATATCCTCGAGCCACCGATGTAGAGAGGCGAACCGGATTTGATCTCTGTTATGAAGTTCCATGTCCAAATAACCGATTCACAAATGATCCTTTCCCTTCAATCACTTTCCATTTCATGAACAATGTCAGTCTCGTTTTGCCCCAAGCTAATTACTTCTATGCCATGAGTGCTCCAACTAACTCAACTGGGGTCAAATGCCTATTGTTTCAAAGCATGGATGATAGTAGCTACGGACCAGCGGGTGTATTCGGGAACTTCCAACAGCAAGATGTGAAAGTCGTTTATGATTTGGAGAAAGAGAGAATTGGATTTCAACCAATGGACTGTGCAGCAGCTGCAATCTCTCAGGGACTACATAAGAAATAACTTCAATGCTAGTTCTTGCTGTTTCGGCCAATGCTACACCTCTTGGACCACAAAATAATGAACCATGACAGTTTCTAAATTTGAATTATgtacttttctttttctaatgaaGTTAGTTTGTACTCGTTAAGTTAATGTGCAAACTAGATTTTGGTGCTTTAaggttttggattttaatttattAAGAAGAACGTGCTGGTTCTATTCTCATTGCTTAGCTACAACGATAGAAATATGGTGAACCAACCTTATTACAACTATATTATAAGTAACGGCCCAAAAAGCATAAAATTTGGCATCACTAGGGTTTCTTTGCCTAGTAAGTTTCTATGCTTCTGACGATAATGTCTATGCATTTGGTTATGATGCAATCATTTATTGGTATTAACCTAGAGCTTCATTTTCAAAGGAATCTTAATTCATCGTCTGCTCAAGTTTGATTCTTGTCTTACTCGATGATTCTAGTCCAAGCATAAAATTTACACCTTGCCAACTCCACGGGAAATAGAAATTTCTTTTTATTAGATTAATTTCGACTCTTAATAGGACCATCAAACAATTTACAAGGTTTAACAAGCTTCGATAATAcaatacaacatatttaacaaataattttcatttttattatatttattttacaatgaaagaaaataaaaaagaaaaagaaaatagaagacaCGATACACATGTAATACACAGATTGCGAGAAAGTactaaaacaaaataaacatgTCTTGCAACTCTAAGAAGACCACAAGTTAATCTTTACAACATTTTAAGCAATAGGGCCTCGCTCAGACGAACAAACTTGTACATTGATTTATGGTCATGTTGGAATTGGTAGATTGATATTCTTTTGTATCTTCCAGTAAGTACAATAAAAAGCTTTTCAAGTTTTCATTCAGTTCAAGTAAATGGTGCCACAACCATTCTAAGCCTAATAGCTAAATTTTTATACTACTGCTTTAAGGCAATTAAAAAAAGGGAGAAGTTCCCAAGAGCTTTCTGACAAAGCCACACCAACTATTGTGATTTTGGTCAAAGACCGACCATCCATCCACTACCCAATAGCTACATTAACCCCAACTATTTCGGGGGAGAAACCCCCCAAATTATTCCTACGAGTTTCACCGGCAGATGGAACAGGATTCTTTGCTACTTACTCCAAATACAAAAAGAAGTCACCAAAGGGAGCTACTAGCAAGTCCCTAAATGCTTTCTACTTAAGGAGCCTAGGTCATTGCCAAGACCCCAGAACGCAAATATATTAGTTCAGTAGAAAATGATCGAGCAGCAGCAACAAACACGAGTTGTAAAGGAGCAGCCAAGTCCACACAAGCAAGCATTTTTATTTGAACATGCAGGTCGTACTATGGCCGTGAAACATAGCATTACCAAACTTTAATTACAAGAAAAACCAATCTCCAACGCAATAAACGGGTTTATATCAATGCCTATAGACAAGATGCATGTACAGCTCTCAATGAATAGTACAAACAGGGCGAAGGAAAGATAAAACTTTGGTTGCAGAGCCAGAGAGCATTACAAGAGCTATTTAGAAGATACAGGCGGGAAAACAACGACCATAGCCTAAGAGCAGCAAGATGCAGTTGCAGTCCGTTCTGAAGGTCTATCCATGAGAACCATTCCAGCAGGATTTTGTGCTGGCTGCACTCGAGGTAATCTTTTAGCTgcacgaaattagaaaaaataaagTCAATTGCCACTTTGTAAAACAAGTACTGAATGCTTTCAGGAAACTTAACAAAACGACATATAAAACACCTATTTCATAGAAAAGTTCATTGACATTGGATGCGGTCTTTGCAGAAGTTTCCATGAAGAAAAGACCATTCTCCTGAGCATAAGTTTGTGCTTCCTGGATCAGAACAGGAAGTCAAATTGACATTTGCATGTAGGTagaagttcaaacaaaatttgttttgaaatgtcaaAAAAATTTAGAGAAATCCAGGCAGTAATCTATCCTAGAATGCTCATAATTAATGATTACAAGTAATACTATAGCAttaaaattttaaggaaaaagATATGTGAAATAAAAAACTGATAACTTGCCTCTGTTGCCACCTTCCTTGCATCCAGTAAGTCAGCTTTGTTCCCAGCCAGTGCCATTACCATATTAGGATTGCCTTCACAGTAAAAAAAGAAATATAACAAGAACTTAGATTATTCAATTACTCGGTTCTTAATTAAATATATTACAAGGGCAAAAATAAGAACAAAAAATAGATATATTGACATTGACAATTAAGAAGGATGTCATCAAGAAATAGAAAAGGCAAAATACTACCTTGTGCTTGAAGTTCTTGAACCCAATTTTTGGCTCTTTCAAATGAAGCCTACAGAATGAGAAGGAAGCTATTACTATTCTTTCAGATGCTAGTAAATGCCATTCACTTATCTAGTTCAACAAAgggaaattttcacaaaatttttaaaatccttacTAGTAAATGTTAGCACTAATGCGGTGGCAAATTGTAATAGTGTATAAAATAATGCATTAAAAATGCCTCAACAGAAAACCCATCTTTCCGAGAAATATAAACCCTTTCACTCCCTACCCCCATCTTTCCTCTGTAGTTCCCTTGCAAAAAAGAAACTTTACACAAAGGAGAAAAATCACCAACCAAAATgattaagggaaaaaaaaaaaaaaaaaagaggacgGGAGAGAGAGCATCAATCCCAAGGGAAACTTAGTTTTCCTTCAAATAGCACCCTACAGATTTTGAGGTCCCCATAAAATAAACATGAAGTAACATGATTTTAGAGAAGATATCAGCAATAGTGATAGGCATAAAGCAGACAAAACTAAGATAAACTTATTGTTGCAAAAAACGCGAAATTAGATTCATCGAAAACTTGCCTCGAGACAAGTAGTATTTACGCTCcgtgcttttttttttcttaaattataaaaattaaacaataaaagaaGTGATAAACATCAAATAAGAAAAAAGAACTAAAACAAGGCAAATAAATAAAATGCAAAAGCACCGACCAAATGGAGCCTTAGGAAACTGAACTAATGCTCCTAAAGTTCTAATGCTTAATTTCACATTTTGAGCAGTGGACAGTTTGGAGGTTAGATGACCAAACCGCATAGAGATGACAATGGTTAGCCGTCATGAACTTACTTGATTTGTCATATCATACACAATAATCGCAGCTGCAGCTCCTCGGTAGTACATTGGTGCCAAGCTGTGATACCTCTCTTGCCCAGCTGTATCCCATATCTCAAACTTTACAGTTGCATCATTCACGGCCAATGTCTGGGAAAAGAAAGCTGCACCTATGGTTGATTCctacataataataaaataaatatcaagtTATATTCCTACTGAAGTTTTTAATTCAATAATGTTATATCTTACAAAAACCAATATCACCAGAAACCTGAAATTCAACAAATTGTCCTTTAACAAAGCGCAACACAAGGCTAGACTTCCCAGCTCCAACATCCCCAAGTAGAACCTGAAGTATAAAATACACATTAACGATGAATACATACAACAGAAACACCGGTTCGAAGTTCAAACTAAAGACACAACATAACTTTCACTTATAAACACAATAGTTAGGCAATCAATATTTCAAGCTAATCGCATGAAGCAACTATTACGATATCAACATAATATACACAATCTAAACAACAAAAAGAACCCATAGGAATTAGACATAAATTCATAAACCTTAAGCATAAAATCAAATTTTTAGCAAAATCTCTAAGCTTTAGGAatgataaaaagaaagaaaaattgcaGAATTGAGACGATATTTACTAAGAATTAGCTGGAAATTTTAATCAACCTAAACAAGCAAGGTAATAAGATATCAAAGAAAAATAACCTCGAGGAGCAGAGCAAAATCCAGCAGGGATTTGATTGGCACTAACAaaccaaaaaaatcaaaataatattttgcAAACATAAACCAAACCATATCAGATTTCATAACAAAAATACCATGCATGATCAACAATTCACAAAACCCAGATCAGAAATTCAGCATCTAAACCAAACCCAAAGCGCCAAATACTAgtaataaccaaaaaaaaaaatcttagagAACCAAAGGAGGGTTTAAGAtcatgagagagagagagagagagactgACTAATTTAGCATTGATGTTCTTGTTTCCAGTGGTGGCCATGAGAATGGGATGCTCTACGATCAGATTTATGTTCAAAAAGTAAACAGATGAAAATAAAAACTAAGGAGTAAACAAAAAAAGATGGAGAATTGAGGTTTATTGGTGCGTTGACAAAGAAAGGGGATGTTGTGAGAAGAAGGGTGTAAAAGCCAAAGGGTAGAAGCAAAGGGAAAGATCCTCCTCAACCCCCAAGCAAACCTCTCTTAAGAAACGACTCTTCGACCCAAACACGAAAGCGATAgctgtttttattttctttttcccttttaattatttttttgtaatAACAGTCCCCGTGGCAATGGCTGagccattaatttttttttattagtttttcCGTCGCCTGCTTTTTTCGAAGAACTTATGTGCAATACAAGTTTTATTATCCGCACAATTCACaagttaaaatttcataaatatcaaaattatatacgAATTATAATTTaactttatatataaattttaattttatgtaattttatatataaaattttaatttaatttaattttataaattattaacataattattgatataatattattttatatttatatattgtatatataaataattatatttatttaatataaaataaattgatatatttattcttttaaatgtatgattaaattaaaattaaagttaaatatatatttaaattaatattagtgttttatatatataattatactaaattaaagttgatatatataattacatattaaattaaaatctatatataattttgagatttatcctatattaaataaatgatatttttatataatttcatTTACCTTGTAGTTggcatttttaataaaataaaacatggatTTTGTCGCGTCATCGAGAGGGGTATGGCTAGCATCATATTGACACAGTAGTCGGTGCATGAGAAAGGGTAGGGACATGGTGCAACGAAATTTTTGCACTTCGCAAGGAATTGTCCTTGTCTTTGCCCTTTCCCATGCACAAGCCattagttggaaattttggtttAGAAAACAATGTTTTTATGCATAGTaatgtttaataattttttttaaaattaaacattttgatatttataacaataaatcaTTAATCAAAACTGTCCATGTGCTTTGTAACTGACAGTTAAGTCAATCTCAATTTTCTATCGAACAACTATCTACGTTATTCTCTTACCACAAATTACTTTAAATGTGAGCTCAAACAATACGAATCAAACGCATAGAATcaaaattttacttaatttttagtGGAAAAGTTTATTCTCTATTTAACTAAAAACTATACGCTTTTCTTAAAAAATAGAATACGCTTTTctcaaaaaatagaatttatactgCAAAATAAATTTATGCTATTCTCTGACAAAATAACGAAGATTAATGATATGTATAATATGTTAAATACATAGTTCCTATTTATAGAGAATTGATATAATAATTTTGTTTGAATAAGGTCTAATTAAATCAtagtattttaataataaaaaaaaacatgacTTTTACTTTTAAGTAGAAGTGTTAGGAGTGGCAGCATGCCTTATGGGTTACTAGGGTTTGCACCCCTTGTATTCCACAAGGTCTAATTTGATCTTTTATGTCATAAgtctaattatatatgttatttgGACTTTTATTCAAAACTTATATAATATATCCAACCCAATAActattttctatttcccaaaatattatttattcaattaatttatattaattagattaatttctcaattaaattatttttcaacccaattctaatttcgtTTAAGTTATGATAACTTTACCATACTAGAATCTATAAGGAAGTGTATTTAATTGTCTTATTCAATAAATTCacaattactaattaatttaattcttactCACACTTCGACtatttaattacaattaattaaataataattcaaagaaattaaattaatttctaagtTGACTTTTGTGCTTAGTGAGAAAACACTTTCACTACGAATAGTGACACATGCGATATATTTCTCTTAATTTATCATTTCCATTCATTCAATATTATTGGTTCTATATGTAATTTTATTCTGGTTATCTTGAGCTAGCAAAAGAACTGATTGGATATATATAATTAGGGtttaaataatttgtaataagTTTCGACCCTTTGCCTATTAATTACattatttagtcacgaagtcattccacaaaagtatcatgattgagctctcctttattatatatcattacaaaaGCTACTCATTAAGTGCTCGTGACATTTTCATGAGTGTGTTATCTTTATAGGATATCTTTAATCTCTTTAGGATAAGTTCGTTCTCCCAATAACTAATAAATAGCAATTAAATCATTTATTTCCAAGACAAATAACCCATCACCATGTTACTTTTCCTCTATCATGTAATGTTAATGAGAAAATATCATTTACCCttttttgggctatgaattccactattgtgataTGATGCTACATCATGCAAAAATCGAATACCAAATGTACCAACTTTCAGTTCCTTATACATTTGAACTTAGACTTTCGTTTACATCAAAATATACGGGTCACgaatacatagtccatca harbors:
- the LOC108479060 gene encoding probable aspartyl protease At4g16563, coding for MIEPLRAVRDGYLLTLIIGTPGQVIQVYMDTGSDLTWVPCGNLSFDCLDCDDYRNNKLIGTFSPSSSSSSFRDTCGSPFCIDIHSSDNSFDTCIEAGCSLSTLLKATCSRPCPSFAYSYGEGGLVAGTLTRDNLRVHGSRPYITKDVPRFSFGCVGSTYREPIGIAGFGRGVLSLPSQLGFLQKGFSHCFLAFKYANNQNISSPLFMGDTATSSSDNMQFTQMLKSPMFPNYYYIGLEAITVGNVKSAEVPLNLREFDSQGNGGMLIDSGTTYTHLPEPFYSQLLSMLQPMIAYPRATDVERRTGFDLCYEVPCPNNRFTNDPFPSITFHFMNNVSLVLPQANYFYAMSAPTNSTGVKCLLFQSMDDSSYGPAGVFGNFQQQDVKVVYDLEKERIGFQPMDCAAAAISQGLHKK
- the LOC108476773 gene encoding ras-related protein RABF2b isoform X2 encodes the protein MATTGNKNINAKLVLLGDVGAGKSSLVLRFVKGQFVEFQESTIGAAFFSQTLAVNDATVKFEIWDTAGQERYHSLAPMYYRGAAAAIIVYDMTNQASFERAKNWVQELQAQGNPNMVMALAGNKADLLDARKVATEATQTYAQENGLFFMETSAKTASNVNELFYEIAKRLPRVQPAQNPAGMVLMDRPSERTATASCCS
- the LOC108476773 gene encoding ras-related protein RABF2b isoform X1, encoding MATTGNKNINAKLVLLGDVGAGKSSLVLRFVKGQFVEFQESTIGAAFFSQTLAVNDATVKFEIWDTAGQERYHSLAPMYYRGAAAAIIVYDMTNQASFERAKNWVQELQAQGNPNMVMALAGNKADLLDARKVATEEAQTYAQENGLFFMETSAKTASNVNELFYEIAKRLPRVQPAQNPAGMVLMDRPSERTATASCCS